A genome region from Coffea arabica cultivar ET-39 chromosome 7e, Coffea Arabica ET-39 HiFi, whole genome shotgun sequence includes the following:
- the LOC113701734 gene encoding probable LRR receptor-like serine/threonine-protein kinase At5g10290, with protein MELFFVILFLASLCSFVLPDEQGEALYALRSSLNASSSQLADWNQNQVNPCTWSKVICDNNYKVTTVSLSNMGFPGTLSPKIGVLKALTTLTLQGNGITGKIPEEFGNLTSLTMLDLENNHLSGEIPASLGNLKRLNFLILNQNNLTGAIPPSLSNLQSLVSVQLASNGLTGQIPDQFFEVSKYNFTGNSLNCGLNFPHPCESNNGGSSSKPKVGIIVGIVGGILGILLLGGLLLFVWRGRHRGYKREVFVDVAGEVDRRIAFGQLKRFAWRELQLASDNFSEKNVLGQGGFGKVYKGELADGTKVAVKRLTDYESPGGDAAFQREVEMISVAVHRNLLRLIGFCTTPTERLLVYPFMQNLSVAYRLRELKPGETVLDWPTRKSVALGTARGLEYLHEHCNPKIIHRDVKAANVLLDEDFEAVVGDFGLAKLVDVRKTNVTTQVRGTMGHIAPEYLSTGKSSEKTDVFGYGIMLLELVTGQRAIDFSRLEEEDDVLLLDHVKKLQREKKLDAIVDRNLSRNYNIQEVEMMIQVALLCTQASPEDRPAMSEVVRMLEGEGLAERWEEWQHVEVTRRQEYERLQRRFDWGEDSIYNQDAIELSGGR; from the exons ATGGAGCTGTTCTTTGTGATTCTGTTCCTGGCAAGTTTGTGTTCCTTTGTCTTACCTGATGAGCAAG GAGAGGCTCTTTATGCATTAAGGAGCTCTCTCAATGCTTCAAGCAGTCAACTAGCAGATTGGAATCAGAATCAAGTTAATCCATGCACTTGGTCTAAGGTTATCTGTGACAACAATTACAAAGTCACCACCGT ATCCTTGTCCAACATGGGTTTTCCTGGCACCTTGTCTCCAAAAATAGGGGTTTTGAAGGCTCTTACGACACT TACACTGCAAGGAAATGGTATAACTGGCAAGATACCTGAAGAGTTTGGGAACTTGACAAGCTTGACCATGTTAGATTTGGAAAACAACCATTTGAGTGGAGAAATACCAGCTTCCCTTGGCAATCTCAAGAGGCTTAATTTCTT GATTTTGAATCAAAACAATCTTACTGGAGCAATACCACCATCACTCTCAAATCTTCAAAGTTTAGTTAGTGT TCAGCTTGCATCAAATGGTCTTACTGGCCAAATACCAGATCAATTCTTTGAAGTTTCCAAGTACAA TTTTACAGGAAACAGCCTGAATTGTGGTTTAAATTTCCCCCATCCATGCGAGTCTAATAATGGAG GTTCTTCAAGTAAACCAAAGGTTGGAATAATTGTTGGGATAGTTGGTGGAATTTTAGGTATTCTGCTTCTTGGAGGTTTGCTGTTATTTGTTTGGAGGGGCAGGCACAGAGGCTACAAGCGTGAAGTTTTTGTAGATGTTGCAG GTGAAGTCGATAGAAGAATTGCATTTGGTCAGCTGAAGAGATTTGCTTGGAGAGAATTGCAGCTTGCTTCAGACAACTTCAGCGAGAAAAATGTTCTTGGACAGGGAGGTTTTGGAAAGGTCTATAAAGGAGAGCTTGCAGATGGTACAAAAGTTGCTGTGAAGCGTTTAACAGATTATGAGAGTCCCGGTGGTGATGCAGCATTCCAGCGTGAAGTTGAGATGATTAGTGTGGCTGTACACAGAAATCTTCTACGACTGATTGGATTTTGCACTACCCCAACCGAACGCCTCTTGGTGTATCCATTCATGCAGAATCTAAGTGTTGCATATCGTCTTCGAG AGCTAAAACCCGGGGAAACTGTGCTGGATTGGCCAACAAGGAAGTCTGTAGCACTGGGCACAGCACGTGGACTGGAATACCTTCATGAACACTGTAATCCTAAAATTATCCACCGTGATGTCAAGGCTGCTAATGTATTGCTGGATGAAGATTTTGAAGCTGTTGTTGGTGATTTTGgcttggcaaaacttgttgatGTTAGAAAGACTAATGTTACAACCCAGGTTCGAGGCACCATGGGTCATATAGCTCCGGAATACTTGTCCACCGGCAAATCATCAGAAAAGACTGATGTTTTTGGTTATGGAATCATGCTGTTAGAGCTTGTGACAGGACAGCGGGCAATAGATTTCTCACGacttgaagaagaagatgatgtcTTGTTGCTTGACCAT GTCAAAAAATTGCAGAGGGAGAAAAAATTAGATGCTATTGTGGATCGCAACCTAAGCAGGAACTACAACATTCAAGAAGTAGAGATGATGATACAGGTTGCATTACTCTGCACCCAAGCATCACCAGAGGATCGACCGGCGATGTCAGAAGTGGTCCGTATGCTGGAAGGCGAGGGGCTAGCTGAGAGATGGGAAGAGTGGCAGCATGTCGAAGTTACCCGTAGGCAGGAGTATGAGAGGTTGCAGAGAAGATTTGACTGGGGAGAAGATTCAATTTATAATCAAGATGCTATTGAATTATCTGGTGGAAGATAG
- the LOC140011231 gene encoding cytochrome P450 71B37-like, with product MPPLLLLLAFVFLIYLHILKAKKTNSIKAKLPPSPPKFPIVGNLHQLGKLPHQKLWQLSQKYGPAMLLQLGNVPTLVISSAEMAKEVLQTHDIDFCSRPNSPGEIEITHLIDSISLASGKLVNLDEKLFNLVDAVVTTVAFGKSYRGKQFEGQMLKDVLDETMNLG from the coding sequence ATGCCTCCTCTTCTTTTACTCCTCGCCTTTGTCTTCCTCATATATTTGCATATTCTCAAAGCAAAGAAAACAAATAGCATTAAAGCCAAACTTCCACCAAGCCCTCCAAAGTTTCCTATCGTAGGCAACTTGCATCAGCTAGGAAAGTTACCTCACCAGAAGTTATGGCAACTGTCACAAAAATATGGCCCAGCCATGCTACTTCAACTAGGCAATGTCCCCACCTTAGTCATTTCCTCAGCTGAAATGGCTAAAGAAGTCTTGCAAACTCATGATATAGACTTCTGCAGCAGGCCAAACTCACCTGGGGAAATTGAGATTACTCATTTGATAGACTCCATTTCATTAGCGTCGGGGAAACTGGTTAACCTTGATGAAAAACTTTTTAACTTGGTGGATGCAGTTGTTACTACAGTTGCTTTTGGTAAGAGCTATAGAGGGAAGCAATTCGAGGGTCAAATGTTGAAAGATGTTCTTGATGAAACCATGAATTTGGGATGA